tttcttaattaatcttaattaaaattaattaaaataaataattttagataaaattaattttaattagttaaacaatttaattaatttaatttaatatcaaaatattaaattaatacaacatcTATTccgaacatgaatccctattcatgcaTGCtatgtttaaatcatatttaagttttgtttaatttaataattaaatgtttaattatatcctACATAAATAATAATTCCCTTAAcctgaatttgaatgtttcaaattttttcatcacactattctaagatttaaatccatttatgagctagcaGGGAAACCTAATGgtcctacagatcatgagcttcaacgatccaaaattaattggctaaactcttttaaccgaattaaccaacattctttAACTACCGGGACACTTCATTAAATCCCactagttgcactctcctcactgcaGATTATTTccgtccacttgatttaaccataatcagtaagtcaatcattcacaggCTGTTCATATtcacaattgggtcaaaattaccgttttacctctgtaatacatcttgctccttaagtctccactgattcactaatgaacaattgatttatagtcctaccaataaactgagtccctctcaatCATAAAGAGAgtgggaccccttgtttaagactagGAGTCAGTATTTAAGGAACAATCtttctgctaaccctaaaattaggtaggagtaaattctatcttgtaggactatgttcccagctatttaCCTAGTTTTGcccctaaaatgagaggcttattgagaaGTGATGCTAAGCTattctcacccatgtagattaaaagataatctcgaataaataagagttcatagttaaatcatgattgagatcgagttaccttaggtcatcgaattaaaatagtcagttttatcaATAAAtgacattataaagaaaagtgactatttcgtggtccgatctgatgcaaacatcttttgcataggatgctcccacttgcatgtctcatgaacgatttcgggatcacatcgtttgtatgaAATACAAAATGGGGGCATTAATAGTGTCcttaggataaggtacccaactctATCCtaatacttatagaccattttggcatATAATCAAACTGGATCCACTTTTATACTATACTCAGGGGTTTTTGTCAACTATATGCAAAAGATGATTCATACTATACTCAGGggtttgttagtttattgaatttaaactttaataagtgcaatttacatattcaataacaattttattgaataaatatcaataataactttattgtcAATAGAATAAGATTAAAGATTACAAGATGGGAGTTTTAGGAAATACAACCCAATATGATGTAGCTTGAGACTTTTATTGAGGGAACCTAAGACAGTTCTTCTCCACGGGACATTTTTCTTAGTTGcgtatattttattcttttgtgTTTAAGTTGGTTTTTGTCAACTATATGTTTCCTTTCTAATTTGGTTGTGTTTTGTTTGTATCTTGATTTCCATGctttattatcaattttttttcttgcaatCCAATATCTTTGgccaaaaaaaaatcaaacagtTTATATGATGACGCGGTTAAtcttttttcatcttcttataaaatttcaaatgtcTAAAATCTTTACATCTATCATGTTTTATTTAACATAAAAAATGGCACTTCATTTCGAATTAATTATTACtgaatatattaatttatatatgatattttttttaaaaaaaactttactctTCTTAAATTATTCTGAGAATCACAATAAATTATCTACAGttctaaattatttttggattaaaatttgaaagtactgttaaaataaagtatatattaatttgaataaaatataaagaaacAAACCCGTTATATCTCTCTAATCCATTTTAAAGATTggacttaattaattttaattatattttataattttgtattaaaaatatatacaaatggataaaaatgagaatgaaagaaaatatCGATGAACTtcctatttttgttaaattgttataaataggTCTCATACTATATGAGTAGAAAGGTATTATAAATAGATAACATACTATATATCAGTAGAAGTATTATAATTTTGTCCCTCCTTTTATTAATAGCGATACGATGagttgaaaattgaaataataactcgattcaatataatattttagaaTAAATAATGTAAGTTTCTGGacgaagaaaacaaaaaacctTAAAAAAAGCAAAACAAGATGTTTCAAATCAGTTGCATATTCTAGAATTTCTATGCGCATTGTattacaaatttttttctttgagaaaattgtattactttctttaaaacaaaattattcatgtatcgaataattttaaagttatttttaaataaaagaagatgagtcaatttgtttataaatatagcaaaatatcatagtttatcatgaatataagaaaatgagtcaatttatttataaatatagcagaATATCGTTATTTATCcgtgatagatattgataaacaTGATATCTATGGATGAAATTGATGTTAAAAAAGACATAGGTAACAAATTCTTGCTATAAccaaaatagaaatttgaaagCCTTTGTAGATATTTTCACTCCTAAACGATTTTTCATCCACCTGTTTTTTAAAAGACGAGATTCTGTATTAAATGAATGTCGTTTCTTGGGAATTGAGTACCAAATAACTCGGTATAGTGGACGCACACATCGTCtttatgaacaaaaaaaaaattattaacgtGTCTCAATCCATATATTACAAGCTTTTCTAATAtcttattttgtatttattatgTTTACTGATGAATACATGTATATTTCAGAAatttctaatttccttttaatttatttctttaggattaattaatattttaggttaatataaataattatttatcttattttcttataatgCGGCATAAATAGTCACTTTAGTATTTGAGAGTTTCTTGAAcgtacaaatttcaacaacaCATTCTAGCAGTAGTTTATACCAAATTTATCGTGTCATTCTACTCTTAATTTTCTACCTCAAAATGGTTTTAGAGGACAAAGAACTTGGGCAATGACAAATGGATGTGATAGAGAGAGGAAAAATGTAACTAATCTACATTAAcaactaaattaatataaattaaattatatattgataaattttcgcatataaaaaaatgacaaactatttataaaaaaaaaaaaataataatggtaGACTTCGTATATTATCTAAGTGCATATCTTTCATCCCATCTAAattgtattatatatttttatttgtcataaatttatctaatatttatatcaatttacgTTATGCTAAAGTGAACTTAGCTCAACAATAATATGACATATACATCATCATTAAAGTCGAAGGTTCGGCCTCCATCTCACAAatatttgtttctaaaaaataaaaatttcaatatatattcTAAGAGGCAAACATTTCTCTCTCATGGATAACCTCATTTAATTTTACCAATTTATTTACATGTTCGCCATAGCAAAAAGGGCGTGTTacaatttggtttttgttttacttactcaaatattttcttatatgaTGGAATGACAATTAAAATGAGGTAATTGCAATATGACTACAAATGCATGTGAAGAAGATTATTATCAAGGACACTGATAAAAGAGTACCTGTCAATAAAAGATAATGTTTTGTgcctttaaattcaaatatgaatttCTACAATAACTATATCTTTTGAGATCGTCAATATATCAAGATAGTGACAATTCAGAATTTAATGTTTAGGAGGCTTATATATAAAGACAACTTTCGTTGCATTAGtggtatatatttatattaatttgtaTCCAATTTTTATGGTAGGTGTTGCAATTTAacctaaatttgaaaaaaaaaattgtaatttttatcTTACGATATATTCTTTCTTCTAAAATCATGAGAAAAAAGCATAAATATGATGTAAAAGTCAGTAAGATTTTAGAGAAGAATGGCACtagaattaaattttagttaaaattaatgagttttaaaaaagggtctttttaaaatataaaaaatatttaaaaatatttatactttatagtaaaatgtttcaaaaatacaaagtatttttggaactttttgttataaaatgtaaACTCTTTGCTATTCAatggtttattagtttataTGTACACTAAAAAAACTCAATTATGTGGCGTGACAATAAAGAAATATtccttttaaaaagaaaacacatgttcttaaaattaaaaaaatatatatagggaaaagggaaaaaggaaaaattagtGGTTatgtttctgtttttttttttttttttttaattcattgaaatgtGTTTTTTGAATAGACCAACCAACTGAAAGTATGaccaaatattttttattaatttttttatcgcacattttttttaattatcattaATTTATGGGAAACtctttttactattttctaattaattacgATGGATTGCAAATTgctaatgtttttttaaaaaaataacattaaaactACAAAATGATCCTACTTTTTAAATTGTCATTAAAAGTGGAATAAATAAAGAAGGAGAATAACTTGTTGGAAAATATCTCCTAATTATACCACaggaataagaaaaaaataatagagaaatcaaaagaaaataataaaactagaAACAAAAGAATTTACGTGAAAAACTTCTAACTTAGAGAAAAACCATGATCCACAAAAAGAGATTCactttgtgaaaaattgttacaatcacaCAAATAATTCTCTCCCCACACTAAGCTAAAGTATTTCTAATTGAGACCATTTGAAACTAGAGGCTTATGCTCCTTTTATAGGCTTGGAGTCCATCCTTATTCTTTAATTTAACTAATGTGAGATAAGCTGCatttctaatattttgccaaaaatcCAAGAAATTCTATCTTGGCAAGATATTTAAAGAATCCATAGCTTTTGCAACATTCATTGTTTTCACCGATAATCATGTCTCATAAAGGACAAGGCTATGGGCAGAACACTACTGAAAAGGGAGCTTGACAAGGGATTTTATTGCCTATTGGGAGTAGGAGTACTGAAGACTGATACTAAAGATGGAAGTCCAGCTCCGTGCAAAAATAACGACTCGGCTGCTTTTATTCTGTCAGGAGTCAGGATTAGTATAGTTGAATCAAGAGCCACTCGACACAAAAGGCTAGGTCACCCGTCGTAAAAAACATTAGAATATGTTATTAGAGGATGTAATTTGCCTTCCAAATCTAATGAaggcaaatgagttttgtgatTCATGTCAGTTAGGCAAAGCAAGTGCCTTACCTTTCCTCATTCTAAATCACGaccattaaacaagtttgagtTAATTCATATGGATGTATGGGGTCCAGCCCTAATAACCTCCACAGATGGATACAGATACTATGTGTTATTTTTGGATTATCACAGTCGTTACCTATGGATTTACCCTCTCAAACAGAAAAATGATACATTATCTGCCTTTAGTCACTTTGTTAAATTCATCCATACTCAGTTCAATTCAGTAATCAAAGCCCTTCAATCGGATAATGGAGGAGAATACGACAAAGTCCATCGAATATGTGAATCAATGAGGATAATATCTAGAAAATCTTGCCCCTATACTTCTGCACAAAATGGAAGGGTAGAGCACAAACACAGACATTCAATAGAAACTGGGCTTACCCTCAAAGCCTTCATGCCCCTGTTATTCTGGTGGGATGCGTTCTCCACAGTCGAATATTTGATGAATGGACTACCCACAAGAGCTCTACAAGATAAATCACCAGTTAAAATAATGTTCAACACTGATCTTGATTTCATGAACCTCAGAACATTCGGTTGTCATTGCTTCTCATATCTATGTCCATACCACAATCAAAATTTCCAACTACACTTAGAAAAATGTGTATACATTGGATCCAGCTCGCTTCACAAAATATACTGGTGCCTTAGCCCTGTTGGTCGAATCTATACTAGTCTGCATGTGAAGTTCAATGAAAACGAGTTTCCCTTTGCCTCTAGATCGTTCAATGCAAACATCAAATTATCAAACTCCACATTAACTGATAAACTGGCTCTAGACTTCCAAATGATTGTCAACAGTCTCCCTCTCCTAAGCCCATTGCCAGCATTATGCCTACAACAAGCAACATACTCGGCTCAAACTCTAGCCACAGCCCAGAATCCAATTAACCACCAATCCTACCACCATTGTCCCAGTCCTGCACCGCACCTGGCCCATACTCCGACACATAGTCCAGCCCAAAGCCCTACCCTATCCCCATGTCACAATGACCTGATTCCATGTGAACCAACTCTTGAAAGCCCAAACAACCCTAACCCAGTCTTAACTGACAACACAACTCAACTCGCAAACCCTCGGGATAACACTTCACTCTCCGCTTTGCTGGCAAAAACCACCCCTTCCTCACCTCAACCTTCCCTAATTGCTCTATCTCACCCCATGATTACCAGAGGAAATGCTGGTATATTAAAACCCAAAGCCTGGGTTTAAGCAAAAATAGACTGTTTTCGAACAAAACCAACACAAGTTCAAGATGCACTTGTGACACCGAAATGGAAGAAAGCTATGGACCTTGAATATTCTTCCTTGATGTCAAATCAAACGTGGAGGTTGGTTCCTCCCTCCCCATCCTACAATATTGTTGGCAACAAATGGATTTTCCGTCTAAAGCGCAATTATGATGGATCGGTACAGCGATACAAAGCCCATTTAATAGCAAAGAGATTTCATCAACACACTGGTATAAACTTCTTTGAGATGTTCAGCCCTGTTGTAAAGCCATCAACGATACAGGTAGTTCTCATGGTGGTTGTCTCTCAAGGATGGATGCTCAAACAACTTGATTTCAATAATGTGTTTTTGAATGGCAAGCTTACAAAAGAGGTTTACATGTGTCAACCTCCAGGCTATGTTGATGACCGATATCCAGATTATGTCTGTAAATTAGAAAAGGCAATATACAGGTTGAAACAAGTTCCACGAGCCAGGACCAACACCTTACGTTTAGCTTTAACAAACTGGGGGTTCACTCATTCTCGCTCGGACACATCTTTGTTCATCTATCGATCCAAAGAGTCAATAATCTTTTTACTTGTCTATGTGGACGACATAATAATCACAGGTAATAATCCGACATTAATTAACTAGCTCGTCACTGCTCTAGACGATCATTTTGCTTTGAAGGATTTGGGGAAGTTACACTACTTTCTAGGAATCCAAGTTGGCTACCTTGATTTTGGGTTTCTGATCAACCAATCTAAATATGTAGATAATCTTCTATTCAAGTTAAACATGACTGATGCCAAATCGACATCCTCACCGTGTGTTCAAGGCAGAAAGTTATCAAATCGGATGGATAACCCCTCATAGATTCGTTTATCTACCAGAGCACAATAGAGGCACTACAATATCTTACTCACACACGTCCCAATATCACGTATATCGTCAATCAACTTAGTCAGTTCCTCCAACATCCAACTGATATGCATTGGAAGGCTACAAAAcgttgaaggaactcgtttacaAGAGATCCATGAGTGGAAGcgaatcgtccaaattccattttaattgaaaacataaatttacagtaaacaaatagattatgcattctaagtaaaattacagcatgccttttaaataagaaattgagttaagagattatacctttgaagaacacttctttgTGTAAACCCCTCAAACAGTTACGAACTCTTCAAACAACAATAAGAacttgaagaacttcttcaagaaaatcaGGAACCAAAAAGTAGACACAACCACTTGGATTCTTCAGTATActcggggtgagaacccaggagttatgggctcttactattttggttaggagggagtttgagAGTTTAGAGAAGGAAGACGATTGAGGAAGAAGCACTATCGTATAATTTCTACTTCAATCATTTAGTGTCTCAATATGTCGTGTAGTCTTGTTTACACGTCTGTTAGGAAGAAAAGAATTATAAaatcttttattccattttaccattaaaaaccaactaaccacccactaaaatggttggagagaaaataggattattattcaaaataataaaaaatataaataaatatgataaccaacttatcatattatatttataacctatagttttaatattgcatcatatacaatataaagtatagttatttttctctattttatgacatttaatataaatcatatttaataaaatttaacaattatgaatctcattcatagaatatatatttgaatcacattcaaatagttatccctccaattaaactataatgtatcaaatacattatatcaattatatcatatataattaaattccctcttattaatttgaacaattcaaattaacccaaaaattgattctcaactaaatccttttgagctatcaaagggaccttatggacctgtagcttgaaagttcaatggtacgtgaataattaattaaactctttaattacattatccaccatccgttaactgtcgaacactccattaaagaccgacagttgcactctttgtactacagatatatttctgtgtccatcggatataaccaatcaacgtacgatgacccttcacaaattgctcataagtacagttgggccaaattatcattttgcccctatagttacatctaactctttaagtaccactgattcttctaatgaacaagagatcatagttctactatgactaaacccttcttaggtcaggagagggtgtggcaccacattgttcaagacccgacaTCAACCTTTcaaagagcaatttatctacttacccttgattcgagaaaggagtgaattctatattgaatagctgagttcccagctccccaattagacgagtccccaaaatggtaggcttgttgagtcagtgatcttgtcactctcacccatacaaatcaaaggaccgcccttataggcaggagttcacaactcactcaggattacgatcatgttacctatggtcatcctagtgaaatgaaagtctctattataaacggtattatataatgagactaaacatttcatggtctggtctttacaaatttctttgtatagaatatccccgctcgcatgtctaatacatgaatgatcaggatcagatcatttgtagcactttacaacatttgtaacatctacaaaacgagccatactcgtagtgttatcACGATacggtacccaaccttatccatatactatagactatttaggttatcacttaaacatgatccacttgtatgtctccacatacatgtttaagttacaacgataaccttggatgttagtttattggtttgtggttaatgcaattaaaatatcacatatttcatagacaaagtgaataaaatatcaaatgttATTAATCACATATAAGTTTTTTCATACAAGgcttacaaactatagaaccctacaagatttagggcatcaacctcaacaatctcccacttgttctaaagccaGTGGGGGCGTACAAGGTAAtaaaatacaagtacacaaaacaataaactagggcataacacgcccaGTACAAGATCTTCCACCTGCCTTAGTCCAGTCGTGGtctatcccatagacccatactctacaggtgacccttaaacactgtagccgtgatggccttcgtaaacgaatcagcaacgttgtgctccgaagctatcttcttgaaaatcacatcccctcgatgcacaatctcttggatgagatgatacttccgctatATGTGCTTACCGCGCTTATGACTCTGAGGCTCACgaaaattagccacaacaccactattatcacaataaagtgtgatgggctttgacatgtctagaacaacttccagatcagtcaggaatttcctgagccaaacgacctccttagcaacttcacaagctgctacatacttagcctccatggtggagtccgcgatacacccctgcttagtgcttcaccgTACTACTGCctctctgttaagagtgaacactgatcctgatgtggatttccaagaatccctatcagtctgaaaatcaaagtctgtgtattctataaggatcaaatccttaaaaccatatacaagcatgtagtctctcgttctccatagatacttgaggatgtttttaacggttatctagtgatcatatcctagattagattgatatctactgattatCCCTACTACATAACAGATGttaggtttagtacataacatcgaatacatcaaactgcccacggcagatgcataggggacctgtctcatatcctcaacctctcaGGTGTcataggacattgttccttagacaaagtaactccgtgttgggattggtgtcctaattctcccagagtctcgttgttttgtaaagatacacattgttcaatgaataaaataagtgttatttaattatggcatttactcaNAGTCCGTACAAACCCAATTGCATTCCGGGGCAAGATCGACGACCCGACCCGAACGGAATGAACTCGAAATTGTTCCCTTTAAAATCCGGGACTCCCTGTTCCAGAAACCTCGCCGGCCGGAATGTTTCGGCGTCGTCCCATGACGCCGGATCCCTCCCGATGGCCCACGCGTTCACCATGACCCGAGATTTCGCCGGAATGAAGTAGCCAGCGACCACCGCATCCTCCGCTGTCTCGTGGAGGAGGAGCGGGATCGGCGGGTGCAGGCGAAGAGTCTCTTTGAGGCAGCATTTGAAAAAGGTCAAATTCTCGAAGTCGGATTCTTCGACACGTCGTTCGAGACCAACGACTTGGGCGAGTTCTTGCTGGGCCTTCTTTAAATCTTCTGGGCTTCTCATTAGCTCCGACATGGCCCACTCTATCGCCGACGCTACCGTCTCCGTTCCACCAAACATAACATCCTGCCGTTTGTATTTTAATTTCCAACAAAATTAAAACGGGTTCACACAATAGTAAGAAAAATAGTAACTTGATTTGTCAAatcacaattttcttttttcatatatatatatttaaaattttctaccgAATATTTAATATtgtcaaaaagaaaataaatggtTGCAGCAGAGCTAACAACAAAATATTATTCTTCACAACCACCAAGAAGCAACAGCCTATTTTGTGGggtttttccaaaaaaaaaaaaaatctgttaAGAAAAATAGATTCTTAAAAACTTTGGCCAACAAGAAAAGAAAGCTACACAAGAGAACCCAGAAATTTCTAAAAACGTAAgtctacaaaacaaaaaacgtGACgtgtaaacaaaataaatttatagtaATTAAAGCCTAGGAACTCTTGggaaaaagtcaaaatattaaCTGTAAAATTGGgggaagaaatatatataagggtagaaaagaaaatatatatatatatatatgattccTTCAGATGAAAGAGTTGCCCAAAATAAAACTCGATTAAATGCCATATTATGTATTGCCcaaaaaagtaaatattttttccaacttttttccTAGTGGGGCAATTTTGTAAATGTTGACTATGATCACTATGATTTATGAAAggttaatatatttgatactgaactaattttaattacCATGATGATAGCTTTGATGTTGTCACGGTTGagtttgaaattattttgtagATCCTCCGATGTATTTGATGCTGTTGAATCCTCACTGTAAAAAGCCAGTAACTCATCCACCATATCACTATCAATCTCATGGTCTTTGACGTAATTTGGTAATTTAGATgtggttttttttctatttgtgtgATCGTCGATTATGGAGTCGATAAATTTATCGAGCGATCGACGAGCCTTCACAAGCCTGTTGTTTAAGCCTTGAGGGTCAATCCAACCGAGCATCGGAATAAAATCCGTGATATTGAAAGCTCCGAAAAGTTGAGAGAATTCTTGCAAGATTCTTATAAACTCGTCTTGACCTTGCTCCGCGCTAGTTCCAAAAGCGGCTCTATAAATAATATCTCTTGTCAGCTCAAACACTAGCTCCCCGATGTTCACGGCGGTTCCTGTCCGGACAGCAACTTTTCCAATGGTGTTGTCCACCTCATCTCGAACAGACTCCCACGATTCAGCTCGCTTCCGGCTGAATAATTTCATGACGCAAAGCTTACGCATCTGCCGCCAGAATGGGCCGTAATGAGCGAAAGCCATGTCGGCACGGTTGTATGTTAAGTAAGCTATGGCAATGGTGGCAGGACGGTTAGAACAAATACCATCATGTACCTAGTTgacaatataaataaatatatcaataaaacatttcacttcgattttttttttcatttttaaaaaagataattgtgattaatctaataattaataattaaatatataacaattttttttaaaaaaaagaagtt
The nucleotide sequence above comes from Benincasa hispida cultivar B227 chromosome 3, ASM972705v1, whole genome shotgun sequence. Encoded proteins:
- the LOC120074482 gene encoding cytochrome P450 84A1-like, producing the protein MDSQYSLLQPLNMLFFFTLPLLFLLTLLFPPFRRKLPLPPGPKGLPFIGNMLMMDQLTHRGLARLAARYGGIFHMRMGFLHMVTVSNPDIARQVLQVHDGICSNRPATIAIAYLTYNRADMAFAHYGPFWRQMRKLCVMKLFSRKRAESWESVRDEVDNTIGKVAVRTGTAVNIGELVFELTRDIIYRAAFGTSAEQGQDEFIRILQEFSQLFGAFNITDFIPMLGWIDPQGLNNRLVKARRSLDKFIDSIIDDHTNRKKTTSKLPNYVKDHEIDSDMVDELLAFYSEDSTASNTSEDLQNNFKLNRDNIKAIIMDVMFGGTETVASAIEWAMSELMRSPEDLKKAQQELAQVVGLERRVEESDFENLTFFKCCLKETLRLHPPIPLLLHETAEDAVVAGYFIPAKSRVMVNAWAIGRDPASWDDAETFRPARFLEQGVPDFKGNNFEFIPFGSGRRSCPGMQLGLYGLEMAVAHLLHCFNWELPDGMKPSEMDMTDSFGLTAPRATRLVAVPTKRVLCPLP